One Natranaerovirga hydrolytica genomic region harbors:
- the ispG gene encoding flavodoxin-dependent (E)-4-hydroxy-3-methylbut-2-enyl-diphosphate synthase, with protein sequence MRNNTKIIQIGQKKIGGHHPILIQSMTNTKTEDVQATTHQILELEKAGCDIIRVAVPNEEAAKAIEKIKNKIHIPIVADIHFDYRLALQSMEYGADKIRINPGNIGSEDRIVQVIQKAKEKEIPIRVGVNSGSLEKEILAKYNTVTAEGLVESAINKIKVLERYNYDKIVVSIKSSNVLMSIKAHELISQATQYPLHIGITEAGTLINGAVKSSVGMGIILYNGMGNTIRVSLTGDPIEEIKVGKQLLKTLGLRDGSVELISCPTCGRTQIDLIELTHQVEKVVESINKNIKIAVMGCVVNGPGEAKEADLGVAGGKGEGLIFKKGQIIRKVKENELLKALEEEIKKL encoded by the coding sequence ATGAGAAATAATACAAAAATCATTCAGATTGGACAAAAAAAAATAGGTGGTCATCATCCTATTTTAATTCAATCTATGACCAATACAAAAACAGAAGATGTGCAAGCAACAACTCATCAAATACTAGAGTTAGAAAAAGCAGGATGCGACATCATTCGTGTGGCAGTCCCTAATGAAGAAGCAGCAAAAGCAATAGAAAAAATAAAAAATAAAATTCATATTCCCATAGTGGCGGACATACACTTTGACTATCGATTGGCCTTACAATCCATGGAATATGGAGCTGACAAAATAAGAATTAATCCTGGTAATATTGGATCAGAAGATCGAATCGTTCAAGTGATTCAAAAAGCAAAAGAAAAAGAGATTCCCATACGAGTTGGTGTTAACAGTGGCTCATTGGAAAAAGAGATTTTGGCAAAATACAATACAGTAACGGCAGAAGGCTTAGTAGAAAGTGCTATTAATAAAATTAAGGTGTTAGAACGATACAATTATGATAAAATAGTAGTAAGTATAAAATCTTCTAATGTGCTAATGAGCATAAAAGCTCATGAACTGATATCTCAAGCCACACAATACCCTTTACATATTGGTATAACAGAAGCGGGAACATTAATTAATGGGGCTGTCAAATCATCAGTGGGTATGGGCATTATACTATACAATGGGATGGGTAACACCATAAGAGTGTCTCTAACAGGTGATCCAATAGAAGAAATCAAAGTCGGCAAACAATTGTTAAAAACATTAGGATTAAGAGACGGATCAGTTGAGTTAATTTCTTGCCCAACTTGTGGTAGAACTCAAATTGACTTAATAGAATTAACCCACCAAGTAGAAAAAGTTGTTGAATCCATTAACAAAAATATAAAAATAGCGGTAATGGGTTGCGTGGTTAATGGACCAGGAGAAGCCAAAGAAGCTGATTTAGGTGTAGCAGGTGGAAAAGGGGAAGGTCTAATCTTTAAAAAAGGTCAGATCATTAGAAAAGTAAAAGAAAATGAATTATTAAAAGCATTAGAAGAAGAAATAAAGAAACTATAA